From the Deltaproteobacteria bacterium HGW-Deltaproteobacteria-4 genome, one window contains:
- a CDS encoding TIGR04211 family SH3 domain-containing protein produces the protein MQRIIVLSFLILTLALSAHAESRYVTDQLIIALRPAQDDTSLPLEYLTTGMQVEVVKDYGSFLKIKSPTGTVGFARSKYFVPTPPERTIEATSAVQEQLTAAQQRISELSAEVEQLKSTPAVLATPEKSQELEKSRAEITTLQQERDQLLQEVAKLKETAKEKGLLPDLTDISQLQWFLAGAAILLLGWFAGKSSRSKRRY, from the coding sequence ATGCAGCGAATCATTGTCCTCTCCTTCCTGATCCTGACTCTCGCCCTGTCGGCGCATGCAGAAAGCCGTTACGTCACCGACCAACTGATCATCGCCCTGCGGCCCGCCCAAGACGACACCTCCCTCCCCCTGGAATATTTAACGACCGGCATGCAGGTTGAGGTGGTCAAAGATTATGGGTCCTTTCTCAAGATCAAATCCCCGACCGGCACGGTCGGTTTTGCCCGCAGCAAATATTTCGTTCCGACACCGCCAGAAAGAACAATAGAAGCGACCAGCGCCGTACAGGAGCAACTGACAGCGGCACAGCAACGCATTTCCGAGTTGAGTGCCGAAGTAGAACAGCTGAAATCGACGCCGGCAGTCCTCGCCACTCCCGAAAAGTCGCAAGAACTGGAAAAGAGTCGCGCTGAAATTACGACCCTCCAGCAAGAACGGGATCAGCTTCTGCAAGAAGTTGCCAAGCTAAAAGAAACTGCCAAGGAGAAAGGTCTCCTGCCGGATCTGACCGATATCAGTCAACTACAATGGTTTCTGGCGGGTGCAGCCATTCTGCTTCTCGGCTGG
- a CDS encoding peptidase, which yields MISYIFALLIPLCLTLVTGCKERPVIEVVEFPQSFADLVDRVQPAVVNISTTTTVRVPGHPFQHFFEQNRNDPFGDFFENFFGAVPDRELKQRSLGTGFIIDKNGLIITNSHVVERADEIKVKLTDSREFKAAVIGRDPKTDLALIKISSPFEKLPVLLLGDSDNIRVGDWVLAIGNPFGLEHTVTKGIISATGRVIGSGPYDNFLQIDAPINPGNSGGPLINLHGEVVGINTAIVPGGQGLGFAIPSNMAKAIATQLADKGIVTRGWLGVSIQKVTPELAESFGHRESQGALVTDVVPQSPAERAGIKTGDIIINFAGRKIKEAGDLSRFVAESPIQKEVVVKLFRAGQEVNLNVRLEEFSEEKISRHSHAATDELGMELAVLDSNWRRKLGVRDLAGVVVVAVEAKSPAAAAGIERGDIIKEVNRRPIKTPDDFYAALGDRAREQSLLLLLKKNGGAVYLLL from the coding sequence ATGATTTCGTACATCTTCGCACTGCTCATCCCTCTGTGCCTCACCCTAGTTACCGGCTGTAAAGAAAGGCCGGTAATTGAGGTAGTAGAATTTCCACAATCCTTTGCAGACCTGGTCGACAGAGTTCAACCGGCAGTGGTCAACATCAGCACAACTACGACGGTCAGGGTTCCGGGGCACCCCTTTCAGCACTTCTTTGAGCAGAACCGGAATGATCCCTTTGGAGACTTTTTTGAGAACTTCTTCGGCGCAGTGCCAGATCGCGAACTAAAACAGCGCAGTCTCGGCACCGGTTTTATCATCGACAAGAACGGTTTGATCATTACCAATAGCCACGTTGTCGAACGTGCCGACGAAATCAAGGTCAAACTCACTGATAGTCGGGAATTCAAGGCGGCAGTGATTGGCCGGGACCCCAAGACCGACCTTGCGCTGATCAAGATCTCTTCGCCCTTCGAGAAACTGCCCGTCCTCCTGCTCGGCGACTCGGACAATATCCGCGTCGGCGACTGGGTCCTCGCCATCGGCAACCCCTTTGGCCTTGAGCACACTGTCACCAAGGGGATTATCAGTGCCACCGGTAGGGTGATCGGCTCCGGACCTTATGATAACTTCCTGCAAATTGATGCGCCGATTAATCCCGGCAACAGTGGCGGTCCGCTCATCAACCTCCACGGCGAAGTCGTCGGCATCAACACGGCCATCGTCCCCGGCGGTCAGGGTCTCGGCTTTGCCATCCCCAGCAACATGGCGAAAGCGATTGCCACACAACTTGCCGACAAAGGGATCGTGACCAGAGGCTGGCTGGGCGTCAGCATCCAGAAAGTGACGCCGGAACTGGCTGAGTCCTTTGGCCACCGAGAGAGCCAGGGTGCCCTGGTGACCGACGTTGTGCCGCAAAGTCCGGCAGAACGGGCCGGGATCAAAACCGGAGACATTATCATCAACTTTGCCGGACGAAAGATAAAGGAAGCCGGCGACCTTTCAAGGTTTGTTGCCGAATCGCCGATCCAGAAAGAGGTCGTCGTCAAGCTTTTCCGCGCCGGACAGGAGGTCAACCTCAATGTCCGCCTGGAGGAGTTTTCCGAAGAAAAAATCAGCCGTCACAGTCATGCGGCAACTGACGAATTAGGGATGGAACTGGCTGTCCTCGATAGCAACTGGCGGAGAAAATTAGGCGTCCGTGATCTTGCCGGCGTGGTCGTTGTAGCTGTGGAAGCAAAGAGTCCTGCCGCCGCTGCGGGGATTGAGCGTGGCGATATTATTAAAGAAGTGAACCGGCGTCCGATCAAAACTCCGGACGATTTTTACGCAGCGCTCGGCGACAGAGCACGGGAACAATCCCTGCTCTTACTGCTCAAGAAGAACGGAGGGGCGGTCTATTTACTTCTCTAA
- a CDS encoding ribosome maturation factor yields MDSESVHNRVQNLVKPVLDELSMELVDLEFKREGQDWFLRLFIDKEGGVTLDDCAGVSREVSSILEVEDPVSAAYHLEVSSPGLDRPLKKAADYERFIGRLVKIKTYEKLDPDGRGHERKTFVGTLRSFQDDVVSLEQNDKKGGIVSFPFVAIAKANLEIEF; encoded by the coding sequence ATGGATAGCGAAAGTGTACATAATCGCGTTCAAAACCTTGTCAAGCCGGTGCTCGACGAGTTGTCTATGGAGCTGGTCGACCTTGAGTTCAAGCGTGAGGGTCAGGACTGGTTTCTGCGCCTTTTTATTGATAAAGAAGGCGGAGTCACACTTGATGATTGCGCCGGGGTCAGTCGGGAAGTGTCGTCGATCCTGGAGGTTGAAGATCCGGTTTCGGCAGCCTATCATCTTGAGGTCTCTTCGCCGGGGCTTGATCGCCCTCTGAAGAAGGCAGCAGATTATGAGCGTTTCATCGGCCGGTTGGTGAAGATCAAGACCTATGAAAAGCTTGATCCCGACGGTCGCGGGCATGAACGTAAGACCTTTGTCGGTACCTTGCGCAGCTTTCAGGACGATGTTGTCAGTCTTGAACAGAACGATAAAAAAGGTGGGATTGTCAGTTTTCCGTTTGTGGCGATTGCCAAGGCCAACCTTGAAATAGAATTTTAG
- a CDS encoding transcription termination/antitermination protein NusA produces the protein MLANLNHIIDQVVKEKGIDRVILVEALESAVLSAANKKYRNTRELEAHYNDELGEVELFEFVTVVDEVLDSYKEIDLAEAHEIDPEVEVGDSLGMKLDAGNFSRIAAQTAKQVIIQKVREAERDGIYNEFRDRIGEMVNGIVRRYERGDLVIDLGRAEALLPQKEQVPRENYRQGDRVRAYISDVRMATKGPQIIISRTHPGVVAALFKSEVPEIAEGIVEIKAVAREPGSRAKIAVVSHDPDVDPVGACVGMRGARVQNVVSELRGEKIDIIPWTPDIARFSCFALAPAEVNRVYVDNDEQSLEIIVPDDQLSLAIGKKGQNVRLAAKLTGWKIDIKSETRAAEAQAELDGDDEEGDLAEDKELVGGNIAGDDLVADEVSGDEAPLDSGVDDEEAKD, from the coding sequence ATGTTGGCAAATCTCAATCATATAATAGATCAAGTGGTTAAAGAAAAAGGAATTGATCGGGTTATCCTTGTCGAGGCCCTTGAATCCGCAGTCCTTTCAGCTGCTAATAAAAAATATCGCAATACCCGCGAGCTTGAAGCTCATTATAATGATGAACTTGGCGAAGTGGAGCTCTTCGAATTTGTCACCGTTGTCGATGAGGTTCTCGATTCTTATAAAGAGATTGATCTTGCCGAGGCGCATGAAATTGATCCCGAGGTTGAGGTCGGCGACTCGCTCGGCATGAAACTTGATGCCGGAAACTTTAGTCGAATCGCCGCCCAGACGGCGAAGCAGGTGATCATTCAGAAGGTTCGTGAAGCCGAGCGCGATGGTATCTATAACGAATTCCGCGATCGGATTGGCGAGATGGTCAATGGCATCGTTCGCCGTTATGAGCGCGGTGATCTGGTGATTGATCTCGGCCGGGCTGAAGCGCTCTTGCCGCAAAAGGAACAGGTCCCCCGGGAGAATTATCGCCAGGGCGACCGTGTCCGCGCGTATATCTCCGATGTCCGCATGGCGACCAAGGGTCCTCAAATCATTATTTCCCGCACCCATCCCGGCGTTGTTGCCGCTCTCTTTAAATCCGAAGTTCCAGAGATTGCCGAAGGGATTGTCGAGATCAAGGCTGTGGCTCGTGAGCCGGGAAGCCGGGCGAAGATCGCTGTCGTTTCTCACGATCCCGATGTTGATCCGGTCGGCGCCTGTGTCGGTATGCGTGGTGCACGGGTGCAGAATGTGGTCTCGGAACTCCGTGGGGAAAAGATTGATATCATCCCCTGGACGCCGGATATTGCCCGCTTTTCCTGTTTTGCTCTTGCTCCAGCGGAAGTCAATCGGGTCTATGTAGACAATGATGAGCAGTCCCTGGAAATTATCGTCCCTGACGACCAGCTTTCTTTGGCGATCGGCAAGAAAGGGCAGAATGTCCGCCTTGCTGCCAAGTTGACCGGCTGGAAGATCGATATCAAGAGCGAGACTCGTGCGGCTGAAGCGCAGGCTGAGCTCGACGGCGACGACGAAGAAGGTGATCTTGCCGAAGATAAAGAGCTTGTCGGCGGGAATATTGCGGGCGATGACCTTGTTGCAGACGAAGTCTCTGGCGACGAAGCGCCGCTTGACTCTGGCGTTGATGACGAAGAGGCCAAGGATTGA
- a CDS encoding DUF448 domain-containing protein produces the protein MTSDEERGPQRTCLGCRKAFARKDLLRYVLAPQGELLVDYKGRLPGRGAYTCVDPGCIAEAFRRRQFARTFKRELLPVTDDYISRELSRQIQERISGLIGMARKAHQLLSGSSLILDRLSAGAPLAFVVIASDVSDGIGEKVVGRATNRSVRYYRMFEKEFLGRLLGTGQRSVLALVPGSLAAAIRVELERYQRIAGEY, from the coding sequence TTGACCTCTGACGAAGAACGCGGTCCACAGCGCACCTGTCTTGGGTGCCGTAAGGCCTTTGCCCGCAAGGATCTATTGCGCTATGTTCTGGCGCCGCAGGGCGAGTTGCTGGTCGATTACAAAGGGCGACTGCCGGGGCGCGGTGCATATACCTGTGTCGATCCTGGCTGTATTGCCGAAGCATTCCGTCGTCGCCAGTTTGCCCGAACGTTTAAACGGGAGCTACTGCCGGTCACGGATGATTATATCTCCCGTGAGCTGTCCCGACAGATTCAAGAACGGATCAGCGGGTTGATTGGCATGGCGCGTAAAGCGCATCAACTCCTCTCCGGGAGTAGTTTGATCCTTGATCGTCTTTCTGCGGGTGCCCCTCTGGCCTTTGTTGTGATTGCCAGCGATGTTTCAGATGGCATTGGCGAAAAAGTTGTTGGTCGTGCCACAAACCGATCCGTCCGTTATTACCGAATGTTTGAAAAAGAGTTTCTCGGCCGTCTTCTCGGGACGGGGCAACGGAGCGTCCTTGCTTTGGTGCCAGGGTCGCTCGCAGCAGCGATCAGAGTTGAACTGGAACGTTACCAGCGAATTGCAGGGGAGTATTGA
- a CDS encoding translation initiation factor IF-2, whose translation MGKTKVFELAKKLGLENKEMIERLHKAGIDAKSHQSVLEEGDLKKFEAAAQSDKKVDEERISGGIIRRRRKDTAPEVEAASPVDLPEAAVIPPVATPVVAPPPPEVTAVKAPVTEAVPPVVEAVRATAETKVAPVVAGAQVASPPKVESAVRDVPPAEAATPKDTNKESAPVVAAASSVSKTEVISPEAVGDEKSGKHAPVLHDMTQAEKHVPGRARILGRVELPPPVAPRRREEFINNGPRPVRPADQAGARPADRRPPSPRPEGGTARPPRPDGAPSRPAGPGGPSGAGRPGGFTRPGAPTGTGGPGSRPGGPPRPGGPGGAAGRPGGGPSRPGMTPPPAELFPGKEQRNKKKSKGKTDYTAGPTADGAGAKGRVGRRDVFEPDHGDRQRRQKRSQKPVAKKTELTVSKAIKRIIRISDAITVGELAKRMGVKANDLIKELMRQGTMVTINHPLDFDTAAILAADFQYEVENVAFDEDTILDAAVIKQTDVEEAENLQPRPPVVTIMGHVDHGKTSLLDAIRTANVTDGEAGGITQHIGAYDVELNGRKITFLDTPGHEAFTAMRSRGAKVTDIVILVVAADDGVMPQTREAINHAKAAGVPIVVAINKIDKPNINIDRVKQELTEFGLVSEDWGGETIFCEVSAKQRTNLEQLLEMLLLQAEVLDLKANPNKRAKGTIVEARIDRGRGPVATVLVQEGTLKIGDPVVSGLYYGRVRTMTDDRGNRLEAAGPSVPVEVTGLTGVPGAGDTFYAVEDERMARDVAQHREQKLREVELAKHSKISLEQLYARIQEGEAKELKVIIKGDVQGSVEAVRDSLLKLSTEACRLVVIHTAVGGIIESDITLASASDAIVLGFNIRPEAKAAALAESEGVDIRLYTIIYDAVADIRNAMEGLLEPTYREKPLGKAIVRDIFSITKIGTIAGSFVTDGKIVRNAQVRLVRDNIVVWTGKLSSLKRFKDDVREVASNYECGIGLENYNDLKVGDIVEAFEMEAIKTTL comes from the coding sequence ATGGGAAAGACAAAAGTTTTCGAACTGGCCAAGAAGCTCGGACTTGAAAACAAAGAGATGATTGAGCGTTTGCATAAGGCCGGAATCGACGCCAAGAGCCACCAAAGTGTCCTTGAAGAGGGCGATCTCAAGAAGTTTGAGGCAGCTGCTCAGAGCGACAAGAAGGTTGATGAAGAGCGGATCAGTGGCGGGATTATTCGTCGCCGCCGCAAGGATACGGCGCCTGAAGTTGAGGCTGCTAGTCCCGTTGACCTTCCGGAAGCAGCGGTTATTCCTCCTGTTGCAACTCCAGTCGTGGCACCTCCCCCCCCTGAAGTAACAGCAGTCAAGGCTCCGGTTACTGAAGCGGTTCCTCCTGTAGTGGAAGCAGTCAGGGCGACTGCGGAGACAAAGGTGGCTCCGGTTGTCGCTGGTGCACAAGTTGCGTCGCCGCCTAAGGTCGAGTCGGCGGTCCGGGATGTTCCCCCTGCAGAAGCTGCTACGCCCAAAGATACCAATAAGGAATCTGCCCCGGTTGTTGCGGCGGCTTCTTCTGTATCCAAGACTGAAGTCATCTCACCGGAAGCCGTTGGTGACGAAAAGTCAGGCAAGCATGCGCCGGTATTGCACGATATGACGCAGGCGGAGAAACATGTTCCCGGTCGGGCCCGGATCCTCGGCCGCGTCGAACTTCCTCCTCCGGTTGCACCCCGTCGCCGCGAAGAATTTATCAATAATGGCCCACGGCCTGTACGACCGGCTGATCAGGCCGGCGCGCGCCCTGCCGATCGACGTCCCCCCTCGCCCCGTCCCGAGGGAGGAACTGCTCGTCCTCCCCGCCCTGACGGAGCGCCGTCGCGTCCGGCCGGTCCTGGCGGCCCGAGCGGTGCCGGTCGTCCGGGTGGTTTTACACGTCCCGGTGCCCCGACTGGCACTGGAGGGCCGGGTAGCCGTCCAGGTGGCCCGCCCCGTCCCGGTGGACCTGGTGGAGCTGCCGGTCGTCCTGGCGGTGGCCCCTCCCGTCCGGGCATGACTCCCCCCCCTGCGGAGCTCTTCCCGGGGAAGGAACAGCGCAATAAAAAGAAATCCAAAGGCAAGACTGACTATACCGCCGGGCCGACTGCTGATGGTGCAGGTGCTAAAGGTCGCGTTGGCCGGCGTGATGTCTTTGAACCGGATCACGGCGATCGGCAACGGCGGCAGAAACGGAGTCAGAAGCCGGTTGCCAAGAAGACCGAGTTGACGGTTTCCAAGGCTATTAAGCGGATTATCCGTATCAGTGATGCGATTACCGTTGGCGAGCTTGCCAAGCGCATGGGCGTCAAGGCAAACGACTTGATCAAGGAGTTGATGCGTCAGGGGACGATGGTGACGATTAATCATCCCCTCGACTTTGATACGGCTGCAATTCTGGCCGCCGACTTCCAGTATGAAGTTGAAAACGTCGCTTTTGATGAAGATACCATCCTCGATGCCGCCGTGATTAAGCAGACCGATGTGGAGGAAGCTGAAAACCTGCAGCCCCGTCCGCCGGTCGTAACGATCATGGGTCACGTCGATCATGGTAAGACCAGTCTTCTTGATGCTATTCGTACGGCCAATGTTACGGATGGGGAGGCTGGCGGCATCACTCAGCATATCGGCGCCTATGACGTCGAATTGAATGGCCGCAAGATTACCTTCCTTGATACCCCTGGTCACGAAGCCTTTACGGCGATGCGTTCCCGTGGTGCCAAGGTCACGGATATCGTTATCCTTGTTGTCGCTGCCGACGATGGAGTCATGCCGCAAACCCGAGAGGCGATCAACCATGCCAAGGCAGCCGGTGTCCCTATCGTTGTTGCCATTAATAAAATTGATAAACCCAACATTAACATCGATCGTGTCAAGCAGGAATTGACAGAGTTCGGGCTGGTCAGCGAGGACTGGGGCGGCGAGACAATTTTCTGTGAAGTTTCCGCCAAGCAGCGGACAAATCTTGAACAGTTGCTCGAAATGCTCCTGCTTCAGGCTGAAGTCCTTGACCTTAAAGCGAATCCGAACAAGCGGGCAAAAGGGACAATCGTCGAAGCCCGCATTGATCGTGGTCGCGGTCCAGTCGCCACGGTTCTTGTGCAGGAAGGAACGTTGAAGATCGGCGATCCCGTCGTTTCCGGCCTGTATTACGGTCGCGTGCGCACCATGACCGATGATCGCGGTAACCGCCTTGAGGCGGCCGGTCCTTCGGTTCCGGTCGAAGTCACCGGTTTGACCGGCGTGCCGGGTGCTGGCGATACCTTCTATGCAGTTGAAGATGAGCGTATGGCTCGTGATGTTGCCCAGCATCGTGAGCAGAAACTGCGCGAAGTCGAACTCGCCAAACACAGCAAGATTTCGCTTGAACAACTCTATGCCCGGATTCAGGAGGGCGAAGCGAAAGAACTCAAGGTTATTATCAAGGGTGACGTGCAGGGCTCGGTTGAAGCAGTACGGGATTCTTTACTGAAACTTTCTACTGAAGCCTGCCGTCTGGTTGTCATTCATACTGCGGTCGGCGGCATTATCGAAAGTGATATTACTCTTGCCTCCGCTTCGGATGCGATTGTACTCGGCTTCAATATTCGACCGGAAGCCAAGGCTGCGGCATTGGCCGAGAGTGAAGGGGTCGACATCCGTCTCTACACCATCATTTACGATGCGGTGGCCGACATCCGTAATGCCATGGAAGGACTCCTCGAACCGACCTATCGCGAGAAGCCTTTGGGTAAAGCGATCGTGCGTGACATCTTCTCGATCACCAAGATCGGGACGATTGCCGGTTCCTTTGTTACCGATGGCAAGATTGTCCGCAATGCCCAGGTCCGACTGGTCCGTGATAACATTGTTGTCTGGACTGGAAAGCTCTCTTCCCTCAAGCGCTTCAAGGATGACGTGCGGGAAGTCGCCAGCAATTATGAATGCGGTATCGGTCTTGAAAACTATAACGATCTCAAGGTCGGAGATATTGTCGAAGCCTTTGAGATGGAAGCGATCAAGACGACCCTGTAA
- a CDS encoding ribosome-binding factor A — MGIQRAQKVAEAIQKEISSLIIKGLKDPRVGFVTITAVDVTSDLSLAKVFFTVIGDDKARKDSAAGLKSAIPYIRREIGKQLRLRVVPEVVFHYDTSIDYGHHIESLLKGIQEKEEDGSGDSQDN, encoded by the coding sequence TTGGGAATACAACGGGCACAAAAGGTCGCTGAAGCGATTCAAAAAGAGATCTCCTCCCTGATCATCAAGGGGTTGAAAGATCCCCGGGTCGGTTTCGTCACCATCACCGCTGTTGACGTCACCTCGGATCTTTCCTTGGCCAAGGTCTTCTTTACAGTGATTGGTGATGACAAGGCCCGGAAGGACTCTGCGGCCGGGCTCAAAAGTGCCATCCCGTATATCCGGCGTGAAATCGGCAAGCAGTTACGGTTGCGGGTTGTCCCTGAGGTTGTCTTTCATTACGATACATCGATCGATTACGGGCATCATATTGAATCGTTGCTTAAAGGGATTCAGGAGAAAGAAGAGGATGGTTCGGGCGATTCTCAAGACAATTAA
- a CDS encoding DHH family phosphoesterase has translation MVRAILKTINENRRFLVASHEGPDGDAIASTLALTLALRSLGKEVVAYNCDGVPDALAFLPESTTIRCTLEPDERFDVGFILDAGELRRAGTHLAQRCDLLVNIDHHPFSEHFTPLHYVDEQASATGVLIYRLLLAGNIPLPREVAFCVYAAILADTGSFRYSNADAEAFRVAGEMIALGVNPWDAAAGLYESQPELRLRLLALALQTLTISTCGRYGSVSVTTDMYGATGARAEHTDGFVNYPRSIHGVEVGLFFRQIGPEQFKVGFRSKGRIDVGAISREFGGGGHHNAAGAQLAGDLESVRSIVFKRVDQLLDSCH, from the coding sequence ATGGTTCGGGCGATTCTCAAGACAATTAATGAGAACCGCCGCTTTCTCGTGGCTTCGCACGAAGGACCGGACGGTGATGCCATTGCCTCGACGCTGGCTTTGACTCTGGCCCTGCGTTCTCTTGGCAAGGAGGTTGTCGCTTATAATTGCGATGGCGTTCCTGATGCCCTGGCTTTCCTTCCAGAGTCGACAACGATTCGCTGCACCCTGGAACCCGACGAACGTTTCGATGTCGGTTTCATCCTGGATGCCGGGGAGTTGCGTCGGGCTGGAACGCATTTGGCACAACGCTGTGATCTTCTCGTCAACATCGATCATCACCCATTTTCCGAGCATTTTACCCCGCTCCATTATGTTGATGAACAGGCCAGCGCCACCGGCGTCCTGATCTATCGTCTGCTGCTGGCCGGAAATATCCCTCTGCCCCGCGAGGTTGCTTTCTGTGTTTATGCGGCCATCTTGGCCGACACCGGTTCGTTTCGCTACTCCAATGCCGATGCAGAGGCTTTTCGTGTTGCCGGTGAAATGATTGCGCTGGGCGTCAATCCCTGGGATGCCGCGGCCGGACTTTATGAAAGCCAACCGGAACTGCGTCTGCGTCTTCTTGCTCTCGCCCTGCAAACCTTGACCATCTCCACTTGCGGCCGTTATGGTTCAGTGAGTGTGACAACCGATATGTACGGTGCCACCGGCGCCCGCGCCGAGCACACCGATGGTTTTGTCAATTACCCGCGCTCTATCCATGGTGTCGAGGTTGGACTCTTCTTCCGACAGATTGGTCCGGAGCAATTCAAGGTCGGTTTCCGCTCCAAGGGCCGCATTGATGTTGGCGCAATCTCCCGTGAATTTGGTGGTGGTGGCCATCATAATGCCGCCGGAGCTCAACTCGCGGGGGATCTTGAATCTGTGCGCAGTATCGTTTTTAAGCGTGTTGATCAGCTCCTCGATAGCTGCCATTGA
- the truB gene encoding tRNA pseudouridine(55) synthase TruB, whose protein sequence is MPLNGFLVVDKPQGVTSFDVVRTIRRAFKVRRVGHCGTLDPMATGVLPVAIGEATRLVEFVMDGEKVYRGTLKLGETTDTQDADGTILRCTAIDGIDRAQIEAAIATLLGPIQQMPPMYSALKRDGVPLYELARKGIEVERALRSIEIYRFALCLVELPFITFEVTCSKGTYVRTLAHDLGARLGCGAHLTALRRLKSGAFSEGEAIPLDRLRCEPETVQFLPVSAALAALPVLDLSTEALVRLKNGVPPQQSEIITMQPFPTAGSLVTLCRDRQLVAVARFEPERQNEARGDFVLLRVFPFNA, encoded by the coding sequence CTGCCATTGAACGGTTTTCTGGTTGTCGATAAGCCCCAGGGGGTCACGTCCTTTGATGTGGTGCGGACGATACGTCGTGCCTTCAAGGTGCGGCGCGTTGGCCATTGCGGCACTCTCGATCCGATGGCGACTGGAGTTCTGCCGGTTGCCATCGGTGAAGCGACGCGTTTGGTTGAGTTCGTCATGGATGGCGAGAAGGTCTATCGTGGCACCTTGAAGCTGGGCGAGACAACCGATACTCAGGATGCGGATGGGACCATTCTCCGCTGCACTGCGATCGATGGTATCGACCGGGCACAGATAGAGGCCGCAATCGCTACTCTGCTCGGGCCTATCCAGCAGATGCCGCCGATGTATTCGGCGCTCAAGCGTGACGGTGTACCTCTGTATGAGTTGGCGCGTAAAGGGATTGAGGTCGAAAGGGCTCTGCGCTCGATTGAAATTTATCGTTTTGCGCTCTGTTTGGTCGAGCTTCCCTTTATAACGTTTGAAGTCACCTGTTCCAAGGGGACTTATGTTCGCACTCTCGCTCATGATCTTGGTGCCCGTCTCGGCTGCGGCGCTCATTTGACCGCGTTGCGCCGCCTGAAGAGCGGCGCCTTCTCCGAAGGAGAGGCGATCCCCCTTGATCGCCTGCGGTGTGAACCGGAGACTGTGCAGTTTTTGCCGGTTTCGGCCGCCCTTGCAGCTCTGCCGGTCCTCGATTTGTCAACAGAGGCGCTGGTTCGTTTGAAGAACGGGGTGCCGCCGCAACAAAGTGAAATCATCACTATGCAGCCGTTTCCGACGGCCGGTAGCCTCGTTACTCTCTGTCGTGACCGGCAGTTGGTCGCAGTTGCCCGCTTTGAACCTGAACGTCAAAACGAGGCGCGCGGCGATTTTGTTCTGCTACGGGTCTTCCCGTTCAACGCATAA
- a CDS encoding 30S ribosomal protein S15: protein MLATERKQEIIEQFKTHEGDTGSPEVQIALLSERILYLTEHFRSHAKDHHSRRGLLKIVGQRRRLLDYLKSKDVERYRTVIKALKIRR from the coding sequence GTGCTGGCCACGGAACGCAAACAGGAAATCATCGAACAGTTTAAGACTCACGAAGGGGACACCGGTTCGCCCGAAGTCCAGATTGCTCTGCTTTCAGAGCGCATCCTTTATCTGACCGAGCATTTTCGCTCCCATGCCAAGGATCATCATTCGCGGCGCGGATTGCTTAAGATCGTTGGACAACGTCGGCGTCTTCTCGACTACTTGAAGAGCAAAGATGTCGAGCGCTATCGGACAGTGATCAAGGCCCTTAAAATCCGCAGATAA